The Kordia sp. SMS9 genome window below encodes:
- a CDS encoding ribonuclease Z, with amino-acid sequence MILDKQENILIITQESSNIIELVQKIEARYDEVQHDNIIVNLFSFGNLTKTNLGEFLKLSKTHRAAKHSFVIVTNKISTDELPEGIMTVPTLQEAFDIIEMEEIERDLGF; translated from the coding sequence ATGATTTTAGATAAACAAGAGAATATTCTCATCATCACACAGGAATCATCCAATATAATTGAACTTGTGCAAAAAATTGAAGCACGTTATGACGAAGTGCAACACGATAACATCATTGTCAATCTATTCTCGTTTGGAAATTTAACCAAAACCAATCTAGGAGAATTTTTAAAACTTTCCAAAACACATCGTGCTGCAAAACATTCATTTGTTATTGTCACGAATAAAATAAGTACCGACGAACTGCCAGAAGGCATCATGACGGTACCAACACTCCAAGAAGCATTTGATATTATAGAAATGGAAGAAATAGAACGCGATTTAGGCTTCTAG
- a CDS encoding aspartate carbamoyltransferase catalytic subunit, with amino-acid sequence MSELSVNHLLGIKYLNEEDIQLIFETADQFKEVINRPIKKVPSLRDITIANLFFENSTRTKLSFELAEKRLSADVINFSASQSSVKKGETLIDTVNNILSMKVDMVVMRHPNPGAGVFLSKNVSASIINAGDGAHEHPTQALLDSYSIREKLGDVAGKNVVIVGDILHSRVALSNIFALKLQGANVKVCGPKTLLPTYIESLGVEVETNLRKALEWCDVANMLRVQNERMDISYFPSTREYAQQYGVTKALLDSLDKEIVIMHPGPINRGVEITSDVADSKQSIILNQVENGVAVRMAVIYLLASKIKQ; translated from the coding sequence ATGAGTGAATTAAGTGTCAACCACTTGCTAGGAATCAAATATCTCAACGAAGAAGATATACAACTCATTTTTGAAACGGCAGATCAATTTAAAGAAGTGATCAACCGTCCTATAAAAAAAGTACCTTCTTTGCGCGACATTACGATTGCAAATTTATTTTTTGAAAATAGTACACGCACAAAACTTTCGTTCGAATTGGCGGAAAAGCGTCTATCTGCGGATGTTATCAACTTTTCGGCATCACAATCATCCGTAAAAAAAGGAGAAACGCTGATTGATACAGTAAACAATATTTTGTCCATGAAAGTGGATATGGTCGTTATGCGACATCCCAATCCAGGTGCAGGTGTTTTTCTCTCTAAAAATGTAAGCGCAAGTATTATAAATGCTGGCGATGGCGCACACGAACATCCAACACAAGCTTTGTTAGATTCATACTCCATTCGTGAAAAATTAGGCGATGTCGCAGGAAAAAATGTGGTAATAGTCGGCGATATTTTACACAGTAGAGTGGCGCTGTCCAACATATTTGCACTCAAATTACAAGGCGCCAATGTCAAAGTTTGCGGACCAAAAACCTTATTGCCAACGTATATTGAAAGTTTAGGCGTTGAAGTAGAAACCAACTTACGAAAAGCACTCGAATGGTGCGATGTTGCCAACATGTTACGTGTACAAAACGAACGTATGGACATCAGTTATTTTCCGTCTACGCGAGAATATGCGCAGCAATACGGAGTTACCAAAGCGTTGCTAGATTCGCTCGACAAAGAAATTGTAATCATGCACCCAGGACCGATCAATCGTGGTGTAGAAATTACCAGTGATGTTGCCGATTCCAAACAATCCATCATCTTAAATCAGGTGGAAAACGGTGTGGCAGTGCGTATGGCGGTCATTTATCTTCTGGCGTCAAAAATAAAGCAATAG
- the pyrR gene encoding bifunctional pyr operon transcriptional regulator/uracil phosphoribosyltransferase PyrR produces the protein MSQKILLNSKEIGIILHRLACQLIENHLDFSNTVLVGIQPRGIYLAERLARILRDEYEVSDIQLGYLDITFFRDDFRRSEKILEANKTNINFVVENKKVVFIDDVLYTGRSIRAALTAIQSFGRPEEIELLVLIDRRFSRHLPIQPNYRGRQVDAINEEKVKVNWKENDGEDMIYLINQEKDK, from the coding sequence ATGAGTCAAAAAATCTTATTGAACTCAAAAGAGATCGGAATTATTCTGCATCGATTGGCATGTCAGCTTATCGAAAACCACCTCGATTTTTCAAATACAGTATTGGTAGGAATTCAGCCAAGAGGAATTTATCTAGCAGAACGCTTAGCGCGAATTTTACGTGATGAATACGAGGTAAGCGACATTCAACTAGGATATTTGGACATTACTTTTTTTCGTGACGATTTCCGCCGCAGCGAGAAAATTCTAGAAGCCAATAAAACAAATATCAACTTTGTCGTAGAAAACAAAAAAGTCGTTTTCATTGACGATGTGTTGTACACAGGCAGAAGCATTCGTGCAGCACTGACGGCAATTCAGTCGTTTGGTCGTCCAGAAGAAATTGAATTATTGGTGTTGATCGACAGACGTTTTAGCAGACATTTGCCAATTCAGCCTAACTATCGCGGACGCCAAGTAGACGCCATCAATGAAGAAAAAGTAAAAGTAAATTGGAAAGAAAATGATGGGGAAGACATGATATATCTAATTAATCAAGAAAAAGACAAGTAG